One genomic window of Bacillus mycoides includes the following:
- the opp3b gene encoding oligopeptide ABC transporter permease, giving the protein MGRYVLKRFVYMALTLFLITTLTFFLMKLLPGSPLKNQEKLSPAQKEIILEKYGLNDPVPVQYARYLGNLAQGDLGVSFQYDNRPVTDMIVDRIGPSAQLGLQAIILGTFIGLLLGIVAALRNNTWVDYSATVISVLGMSVPSFVFAALLQYFVGVKLGWFPVAFWKGPEFTVMPTIALSMGVIATIARFSRAELIEVMQSDYILTAKAKGISQGVIIVKHALRNALIPVVTILGPMVAALITGTLVIEQIYAVPGLGEQFVKSITVNDYTVIMGTTIFYSAIFILVIFIVDILYGIIDPRIRLAGGKK; this is encoded by the coding sequence ATGGGACGTTATGTATTAAAACGTTTCGTGTACATGGCTTTGACATTATTTTTAATTACTACACTGACTTTCTTTTTGATGAAATTACTACCGGGTTCTCCGCTTAAAAACCAGGAGAAGCTATCACCGGCACAAAAAGAAATCATTCTTGAAAAATATGGTTTAAATGATCCAGTACCAGTTCAATATGCACGTTACTTAGGTAACTTAGCGCAAGGTGATTTAGGGGTATCATTCCAATATGATAACCGCCCAGTAACAGACATGATTGTGGATCGCATTGGACCATCAGCACAACTTGGTTTACAAGCGATTATATTAGGAACATTTATCGGTTTACTTTTAGGAATTGTTGCGGCACTTCGTAATAATACATGGGTCGATTATAGTGCAACAGTTATTTCGGTACTCGGGATGTCGGTACCATCGTTCGTATTCGCCGCATTACTACAATATTTCGTAGGGGTAAAACTTGGCTGGTTCCCAGTAGCGTTCTGGAAAGGACCAGAGTTTACAGTAATGCCTACAATTGCATTATCGATGGGAGTTATCGCAACAATCGCACGTTTCTCTCGTGCAGAATTAATTGAAGTTATGCAGTCTGATTATATTTTAACAGCGAAAGCAAAAGGAATTAGTCAAGGCGTTATCATTGTCAAACACGCACTTCGTAACGCGTTAATTCCAGTTGTAACAATTTTAGGACCAATGGTTGCTGCATTAATTACAGGAACACTTGTTATCGAGCAAATTTATGCTGTACCAGGACTTGGGGAACAGTTCGTTAAATCTATTACAGTGAATGACTATACAGTTATTATGGGAACTACAATTTTCTATAGTGCGATCTTCATCTTAGTTATTTTCATTGTCGATATTTTATACGGAATTATTGATCCTCGTATTCGTTTAGCGGGAGGGAAAAAATGA
- the opp3C gene encoding oligopeptide ABC transporter permease, with translation MMKDVQKLSPDLFQQANQNNVDNEVIARPSLTFWQDVRRRLFQHKGAMLGFVLLSIIVLLAIFGPMVSKHSYKEQDLGRAKMPPKIPVIENIHWLPFDGTDQYGVDQYAKRDIKEYFWFGTDDLGRDLWTRTWEGTRVSLYIALLAAAIDLVIGVAYGGISAFYGGRVDNIMQRIMEIINGIPYLIIVILMVIIMGSGIWSITLAMAITGWIGMSRIVRGQILKLKNQEYVLASRTLGATNTQLIVKHLIPNVMGPIIVMTMFTIPSAVFGEAFLSFIGLGIQPPFASLGSLVNDGYKSIQTYPHMMFIPAVVISMLILAFNLMADGLRDALDPKMRK, from the coding sequence ATGATGAAAGATGTACAAAAATTATCTCCAGATTTATTTCAACAAGCCAATCAAAATAATGTTGATAATGAAGTCATTGCCCGTCCAAGCTTAACGTTTTGGCAAGATGTACGAAGACGCTTGTTCCAACATAAAGGCGCGATGTTGGGTTTTGTATTATTGAGCATTATTGTACTACTAGCAATTTTTGGACCGATGGTAAGTAAACATTCTTATAAAGAGCAGGATTTAGGTCGTGCGAAAATGCCACCGAAAATTCCAGTGATTGAAAATATTCATTGGTTACCATTTGACGGCACAGATCAATATGGTGTTGACCAATATGCAAAACGTGATATTAAAGAGTACTTCTGGTTTGGTACAGATGATCTTGGTCGTGACTTGTGGACAAGAACATGGGAAGGTACACGCGTATCATTATATATCGCTCTTTTAGCAGCAGCAATTGACCTAGTAATTGGGGTTGCATACGGGGGTATTTCAGCATTCTACGGCGGTAGAGTAGATAATATTATGCAACGTATTATGGAGATTATTAATGGTATTCCATACTTAATCATCGTTATTTTAATGGTAATCATTATGGGATCTGGTATTTGGTCAATCACACTCGCAATGGCGATTACAGGTTGGATAGGGATGTCGCGGATTGTTCGTGGACAAATCCTAAAATTAAAAAACCAAGAATATGTATTAGCATCTCGTACATTAGGTGCAACAAATACACAATTAATTGTGAAACACTTAATTCCAAACGTTATGGGACCAATTATCGTAATGACAATGTTTACAATTCCATCAGCGGTGTTTGGTGAGGCATTCTTAAGCTTCATCGGTTTAGGAATTCAGCCACCATTCGCATCACTTGGTTCTCTTGTAAATGATGGATATAAATCAATTCAAACGTATCCACACATGATGTTCATCCCTGCGGTTGTCATCAGTATGTTAATTCTAGCATTCAACTTAATGGCAGATGGATTACGCGATGCGTTAGATCCGAAAATGCGTAAGTAA
- a CDS encoding ABC transporter ATP-binding protein produces the protein MKTLLEVKDLQVSFDTHAGEVQAVRGVTFDLKKGETLAIVGESGSGKSVTSKALMGLIPNPPGRIKNGEIVFDGRDLTKLTEKEMQQVRGKDIAMIFQDPMTSLNPTMTIGNQIMEGLIKHQGMSKADARKVALELIDLVGIPNPEARLKQYPHQFSGGMRQRVVIAMALACNPKLLIADEPTTALDVTIQAQILELMKDIQQKTEAAIIFITHDLGVVANVADRVAVMYAGKVVEIGTVDEIFYNPQHPYTWGLIASMPSLDGSEDELYAIPGTPPDLLKPPKGDAFAPRNPQALKIDFEMEPPLFKVSDTHYAATWLLHEQAPEVKPPAVVEKRILQMKAGEQHD, from the coding sequence ATGAAAACATTGTTAGAGGTAAAAGATTTACAAGTCTCCTTTGATACACATGCAGGTGAAGTACAAGCAGTGCGCGGAGTTACTTTTGATTTGAAAAAAGGGGAAACATTAGCGATTGTAGGAGAGTCTGGTTCTGGGAAATCAGTTACTTCTAAAGCGCTAATGGGATTAATCCCGAATCCTCCAGGCCGTATTAAAAATGGAGAGATTGTATTTGACGGTCGTGATTTAACGAAATTAACGGAAAAAGAAATGCAGCAAGTACGCGGTAAAGATATTGCGATGATTTTCCAAGATCCAATGACATCGTTAAATCCAACGATGACAATTGGTAATCAGATTATGGAAGGTCTTATTAAACACCAAGGGATGAGTAAAGCGGATGCACGTAAAGTCGCTTTAGAATTAATTGACCTTGTAGGTATTCCAAATCCAGAAGCTCGTTTAAAACAATATCCTCACCAATTCTCAGGTGGTATGAGACAGCGTGTAGTTATTGCTATGGCGTTAGCTTGTAATCCGAAATTATTAATTGCCGATGAGCCGACAACGGCTCTAGACGTTACAATTCAGGCGCAAATTTTAGAGCTTATGAAGGACATTCAGCAAAAAACAGAAGCAGCAATCATTTTCATTACGCATGACTTAGGTGTAGTGGCAAACGTTGCAGACCGAGTTGCGGTTATGTACGCTGGTAAAGTTGTTGAAATTGGAACTGTTGATGAAATTTTCTACAATCCACAACATCCATACACATGGGGCTTAATCGCATCTATGCCAAGCTTAGATGGTTCAGAGGACGAGCTATATGCGATTCCAGGAACGCCTCCAGACTTATTAAAACCGCCAAAGGGTGATGCTTTTGCACCACGTAACCCACAGGCACTGAAAATTGATTTTGAAATGGAACCACCTTTATTTAAAGTAAGTGATACACATTATGCGGCAACTTGGTTACTTCATGAGCAAGCGCCAGAAGTAAAACCACCAGCAGTTGTTGAAAAACGTATTCTTCAAATGAAAGCAGGTGAACAACATGACTAA
- a CDS encoding ABC transporter ATP-binding protein — translation MTKQREKLIEVKNVKQHFDVSGGVVKAVNDISFDIYRGETFGLVGESGCGKSTTGRTIIRLYDATAGEVLFDGENVHGKKSRAELKKFNRKMQMIFQDPYASLNPRMTVGDIIAEGIDIHGLAKGKKERMDRVHELLNTVGLNKEHANRFPHEFSGGQRQRIGIARALAVEPEFIIADEPISALDVSIQAQVVNLLKQLQREKGLTYLFIAHDLSMVKYISDRIGVMYRGQIVELTTSEELYANPMHPYTKSLLSAIPLPDPDYERNRKRIVYDPSQHDYGSEVPTMREIRPGHFVLCSEAEYKKYKEIYQ, via the coding sequence ATGACTAAACAACGTGAGAAATTAATTGAAGTAAAAAATGTGAAACAACACTTTGATGTGAGTGGTGGTGTTGTTAAAGCAGTTAATGATATTTCATTTGATATTTACCGCGGTGAAACATTTGGACTTGTAGGAGAATCTGGTTGTGGTAAGTCAACAACTGGAAGAACGATCATTCGTTTATACGATGCAACTGCCGGTGAAGTGTTGTTCGATGGTGAAAATGTACATGGGAAAAAATCACGCGCAGAACTTAAGAAGTTCAACCGTAAAATGCAAATGATTTTCCAAGATCCATATGCATCATTAAATCCTCGTATGACAGTAGGGGATATTATCGCAGAAGGTATTGATATTCACGGACTAGCAAAAGGTAAAAAAGAGCGTATGGACCGTGTTCACGAGCTGTTAAATACAGTTGGTTTAAATAAAGAGCACGCGAATCGTTTCCCGCATGAATTCTCAGGCGGACAACGTCAACGTATCGGTATCGCTCGTGCGCTAGCTGTAGAACCTGAATTTATCATTGCTGATGAACCAATCTCAGCACTTGACGTATCGATTCAGGCGCAAGTTGTAAACTTACTGAAACAGTTACAAAGAGAAAAAGGTTTAACATACTTATTCATCGCCCATGATTTATCGATGGTAAAATACATTAGTGATCGCATTGGTGTAATGTACCGTGGTCAAATCGTTGAGCTGACAACAAGTGAAGAGTTATATGCGAATCCAATGCATCCATATACAAAATCACTACTATCAGCAATTCCACTTCCAGATCCAGATTATGAGCGCAATCGTAAACGTATCGTATACGACCCATCGCAGCATGATTATGGTAGTGAAGTGCCAACAATGCGCGAAATTCGCCCAGGACATTTTGTATTATGTTCTGAAGCAGAGTATAAGAAATATAAAGAAATCTATCAATAA
- a CDS encoding MATE family efflux transporter, translating to MLRYTLLKIDIGKEGTDMTAIRSKNGPTEKLSLFLLTWPIFLEVFLFMLMGIADTFMLSALSDDAVSGVGAANQYLHIAILVLEVIGNGAAIVVSQYLGSKRFMEASKISALAVTLNLGVGLVISAGFLLFSKHMMMAMNLQGDVLTYAQSYLSIVGGAIFLQAIINSLAAIIRVHGFTKQAMFVSLGMNIIHIAGNYVLIFGKFGFPELGVQGAAISSAVSRLIALIVFFWLLYRVMEYRVKLQYYFTLSKEYVGKILKIGIPSAFEQVMYQACQIVFLYYATYLGTESLAARQYATNISMFTYLFAIAIGMGTAIIVGRLVGGNEKDEAYTRVWKSVQWAIGVTLFMVILVVTFRTQLMGLFTDNPHIISLGASVLLLSVLLETGRTMNIVIINSLRAAGDAKYPVLIGAFSMVLMSLPLGYFFTFHLDMGLVGIWLAIASDEWTRAIIMFFRWRSRSWESYALVKPDEQDKSVSVQAQ from the coding sequence GTGTTACGATACACTTTGCTAAAAATAGATATCGGTAAAGAGGGGACGGACATGACAGCAATTCGCTCAAAAAACGGGCCAACAGAGAAATTAAGTTTATTCTTATTAACATGGCCTATTTTTCTAGAAGTTTTTCTTTTTATGCTGATGGGGATCGCTGATACTTTCATGTTAAGTGCATTATCAGACGATGCTGTATCTGGGGTTGGTGCAGCGAATCAATACCTTCATATCGCGATTTTAGTACTAGAAGTCATCGGGAATGGTGCAGCTATCGTTGTATCCCAATACCTCGGTTCTAAACGCTTTATGGAAGCATCAAAAATATCAGCATTAGCAGTAACATTAAATTTAGGAGTCGGGCTCGTTATAAGCGCCGGTTTTCTTTTATTCTCAAAACATATGATGATGGCAATGAACTTACAAGGCGATGTATTAACGTATGCACAAAGCTATCTATCCATCGTCGGAGGAGCTATTTTCCTTCAAGCTATTATTAACTCATTAGCCGCAATTATCCGCGTTCACGGCTTTACAAAGCAAGCGATGTTTGTTTCGCTTGGAATGAATATTATTCATATCGCCGGAAACTACGTACTTATTTTCGGGAAATTCGGTTTCCCTGAACTTGGTGTGCAAGGGGCTGCTATTTCTTCTGCTGTCAGCCGGTTAATCGCACTTATCGTTTTCTTCTGGTTACTGTATCGCGTTATGGAATACCGTGTGAAATTACAATATTACTTCACTTTATCAAAAGAATACGTTGGCAAAATTTTAAAGATCGGCATTCCATCGGCATTCGAGCAAGTCATGTATCAAGCTTGTCAAATTGTCTTCTTATATTATGCAACATACTTAGGTACGGAATCATTAGCAGCAAGACAATACGCTACTAACATTTCCATGTTCACTTATTTATTCGCCATTGCTATCGGTATGGGAACAGCTATTATCGTTGGACGCCTAGTTGGCGGAAATGAAAAAGATGAAGCGTACACACGTGTATGGAAAAGTGTACAATGGGCGATTGGTGTAACTCTATTTATGGTCATTCTCGTTGTTACATTCCGAACACAATTAATGGGACTATTTACGGATAATCCTCATATTATCTCTCTAGGAGCAAGCGTTCTTTTACTAAGTGTACTACTGGAAACAGGACGGACGATGAACATCGTCATCATTAATTCACTTCGTGCGGCTGGAGATGCCAAATATCCTGTTTTAATCGGAGCATTCTCCATGGTGTTAATGAGCTTACCACTCGGTTACTTTTTCACCTTCCATTTAGATATGGGTCTCGTTGGTATTTGGCTAGCGATCGCTAGCGATGAATGGACGCGGGCGATTATTATGTTCTTCCGATGGAGAAGTAGATCGTGGGAAAGTTATGCACTTGTTAAACCTGATGAGCAAGATAAGAGCGTTTCTGTTCAAGCGCAATAA
- a CDS encoding peptide ABC transporter substrate-binding protein: MKKKIPVFVASTVAMSMILGACGYQKDEPQANAKGDSGKSGAKQVINLIETQEIPTMDPALSADAVSSKVMNNTMEGLYRLGKDDKLVPGVAKEFQKSEDGKKYTFKLREDAKWSNGDPVTAKDFVYAWQRAINPDTAAKSAYIMYDIKNAEKINKKEMSPDQLGVKAIDDHTLEVELDNSIPYLVDLMVYPIFYPVNEKYVKEQGVKFGLEANTTLYNGPFTLSDWQHERSFKMTKSPSYWDNKEVKLEEVNFNIVKDTSTPINLYETNAVDRATLLAEFIDKYKGKPDFKTVEDTSVFFLRLNQKDPALANKNIRKAISLGFDRKPFVDTLLNNGSKPATGLIPDNFIKGPDKQDFRAENGDIVKPNVKEAKKYWEAGKKELGKNEIELELLNEDVELSKKTGEYLKGELEKNLPGLTVKIKQQPFAQKLKLEDAGDYVMSFSGWSADFPDPVTYLDMFVTDGAQNKMKYSNPKYDEIIMKAKKDGSDVNARWKNLLEAEKMLLDDAAIVPVYQRGRAYLQRETIKDMYNHKYGGEVSFKWASVEK; the protein is encoded by the coding sequence ATGAAAAAAAAGATACCAGTTTTTGTAGCATCAACAGTAGCAATGAGCATGATTTTAGGGGCATGTGGCTACCAAAAAGATGAACCGCAAGCGAACGCAAAAGGGGATAGCGGGAAAAGCGGTGCGAAGCAAGTTATTAACTTAATTGAAACACAAGAAATTCCAACGATGGACCCAGCGTTATCAGCTGATGCAGTTTCTTCAAAAGTAATGAACAATACGATGGAAGGTCTATATCGCCTTGGGAAAGACGATAAATTAGTTCCAGGTGTAGCGAAGGAATTCCAGAAGTCAGAAGACGGTAAAAAGTATACATTTAAATTACGTGAAGATGCAAAATGGTCAAATGGTGACCCTGTAACGGCGAAAGATTTCGTGTATGCATGGCAAAGAGCGATTAATCCAGATACAGCTGCGAAATCGGCGTACATTATGTACGATATAAAAAATGCTGAGAAAATTAATAAAAAAGAGATGAGTCCAGATCAATTAGGCGTGAAAGCGATTGATGATCATACATTAGAAGTAGAATTGGATAATTCTATTCCATATCTTGTTGATTTAATGGTCTATCCGATCTTCTATCCTGTTAATGAAAAGTATGTGAAAGAGCAAGGTGTGAAGTTTGGTTTAGAAGCAAATACAACACTCTATAACGGACCATTTACATTAAGTGATTGGCAACATGAACGTAGCTTCAAAATGACAAAGAGCCCATCATATTGGGACAATAAAGAAGTGAAGCTTGAGGAAGTAAACTTTAATATTGTAAAAGATACATCTACGCCAATTAATTTATATGAAACAAACGCAGTCGATCGAGCGACGTTATTAGCAGAGTTCATCGATAAATATAAAGGAAAACCAGATTTCAAAACGGTAGAAGATACTTCTGTATTCTTCCTTCGCTTAAATCAAAAAGACCCAGCTTTAGCAAATAAAAATATTCGTAAAGCAATTTCTCTTGGTTTTGACCGTAAACCATTCGTTGATACATTATTAAATAACGGTTCTAAGCCAGCGACGGGATTAATTCCTGACAATTTCATTAAAGGACCGGATAAACAAGATTTCCGTGCTGAAAATGGAGATATTGTAAAACCAAATGTAAAAGAAGCGAAAAAGTATTGGGAAGCTGGTAAAAAAGAGCTTGGTAAAAACGAAATTGAATTAGAGTTATTAAATGAAGATGTTGAATTATCGAAGAAAACTGGTGAATATTTAAAAGGTGAGTTAGAAAAGAATTTACCAGGATTAACAGTGAAAATTAAACAACAACCATTCGCGCAAAAACTAAAATTAGAAGATGCTGGCGATTATGTAATGTCATTCTCTGGATGGAGTGCAGACTTCCCGGATCCAGTTACATATCTTGATATGTTTGTAACTGATGGAGCGCAAAACAAAATGAAGTATTCTAATCCGAAGTACGATGAGATTATTATGAAAGCGAAAAAAGACGGAAGCGATGTAAATGCTCGCTGGAAAAACTTATTAGAAGCAGAAAAAATGTTACTTGATGATGCTGCGATTGTTCCAGTATATCAACGTGGTAGAGCATATTTACAAAGAGAAACAATTAAAGATATGTACAACCATAAGTATGGTGGCGAAGTAAGCTTCAAATGGGCATCAGTAGAGAAATAA
- the spx gene encoding transcriptional regulator Spx, with the protein MVTLYSSPSCTSCRKAKLWLEENHIPYTERNIFSDPLTIDEIKEILRMTESGTDEIISTRSKVFQELNVNLESLPLQDLYKMIRDYPGILRRPIMIDEKRLQVGYNEDEIRRFLPRTVRTFQLREAQRLVN; encoded by the coding sequence ATGGTAACATTATATAGTTCTCCAAGCTGTACGTCTTGTAGAAAGGCGAAATTATGGCTAGAGGAAAATCATATTCCTTATACAGAACGTAATATTTTCTCAGATCCATTAACGATTGATGAGATTAAAGAGATTTTACGTATGACAGAAAGCGGAACGGATGAGATTATTTCTACTCGTTCAAAAGTTTTCCAAGAATTGAATGTGAACTTAGAGTCTTTACCACTTCAAGATTTATATAAGATGATTCGTGACTATCCAGGTATTTTACGTCGTCCAATTATGATTGACGAAAAACGCCTTCAAGTAGGTTACAACGAAGACGAAATCCGTCGTTTCTTACCACGTACAGTAAGAACGTTCCAATTACGTGAAGCACAGCGTCTTGTAAATTAA
- a CDS encoding TerC family protein translates to MDLEFLTSVLMIVGIDVVLGGDNAIVIALASRNLPEAKRNKAILIGTILAIVLRILLTILAVYLLDIPFLQLIGGILLTLIAVNLLTDNNNDLSSIKGKTTLFQAVRTIVFADLVMGFDNVIAIAGAAHGRLSLVIIGLLISIPIIIWGSKLILILMERFPFLIYCGAAVLAYTAGKMITHEDRLATFFHHNPSFTTSIPYLFIFTILCIGFIVQQVRLRNVKQ, encoded by the coding sequence ATGGACTTAGAGTTTTTAACATCTGTACTAATGATTGTCGGTATCGATGTTGTACTAGGTGGCGATAACGCAATTGTCATCGCACTAGCTAGCCGAAATTTACCTGAAGCAAAACGAAATAAAGCCATTTTGATTGGTACTATTTTAGCAATTGTGCTACGAATTCTCCTCACAATACTAGCTGTCTATTTACTTGATATCCCATTTTTACAACTCATCGGCGGAATCTTACTCACATTAATTGCGGTAAATTTACTCACTGATAATAACAACGATCTTTCTTCTATCAAAGGAAAAACAACTTTATTTCAAGCTGTGCGTACAATTGTATTCGCGGATCTCGTTATGGGGTTTGACAATGTTATTGCCATTGCAGGAGCAGCTCACGGAAGACTTTCACTCGTAATTATCGGTTTATTAATTTCTATCCCGATTATCATTTGGGGAAGCAAACTTATTTTAATACTCATGGAACGCTTTCCATTTCTCATTTATTGCGGAGCAGCAGTTCTCGCCTATACAGCAGGAAAAATGATTACACATGAAGACAGACTTGCAACGTTTTTTCATCATAATCCTAGTTTTACCACAAGTATCCCTTATTTGTTCATTTTCACGATTTTATGCATAGGCTTTATCGTTCAACAAGTGCGATTACGTAATGTTAAACAGTAA
- the mecA gene encoding adaptor protein MecA, protein MDIERINDHTMKFFITYIDIEDRGFNREEIWYDRERSEELFWEMMDEARDHDDFFVDGPLWIQVQAVDKGIEVLVTKAELSKDGQKLELPIGVDKIIDIPLDEGIESLFQQELVEEVEEQVGTNFNEDGTFGFLIKFNDFEDVISLSHRLIFEDIKDELHSFEDRYYVYVEFDEVLHDEEEIDRILSIVLEYGEESTLTIHRVSEYGKQVVKERALETIRNNFPPKM, encoded by the coding sequence TTGGATATTGAAAGAATTAATGACCATACGATGAAATTTTTTATTACGTACATTGATATAGAGGACAGAGGGTTTAACCGTGAAGAAATTTGGTATGATCGCGAACGAAGTGAAGAGCTCTTTTGGGAGATGATGGACGAAGCTCGTGATCATGATGATTTCTTTGTCGATGGACCGTTATGGATTCAAGTGCAAGCAGTCGATAAGGGGATTGAAGTACTTGTAACGAAAGCGGAGCTTTCAAAGGATGGACAAAAGCTGGAACTACCAATAGGTGTGGATAAAATTATAGACATTCCTCTAGATGAAGGCATCGAATCATTATTCCAGCAAGAATTAGTGGAAGAGGTAGAAGAACAAGTAGGAACAAACTTTAATGAAGATGGTACGTTTGGCTTTTTAATTAAGTTTAATGATTTTGAAGATGTCATTTCATTAAGTCATCGTCTTATCTTTGAAGATATAAAAGATGAATTGCATTCATTTGAGGACCGCTATTATGTATATGTGGAATTTGATGAAGTGCTACATGATGAAGAAGAGATTGATCGTATTTTAAGTATTGTTTTAGAATATGGAGAAGAATCTACTTTAACGATTCACCGTGTAAGTGAGTATGGGAAACAGGTTGTGAAAGAGCGTGCGCTTGAGACAATTCGCAACAATTTCCCTCCTAAAATGTAG